A genomic window from Gossypium hirsutum isolate 1008001.06 chromosome D12, Gossypium_hirsutum_v2.1, whole genome shotgun sequence includes:
- the LOC121224290 gene encoding uncharacterized protein produces MQRRSNRPSPLPVASPAPEDNHSPLKSTIFNKRKRTIAANASHSTPASAFFNLQSSLPNHKTLTTISDLKEFASSRLEDIKRNLVDRSHSEILKDLDASHSRLHKRFKIQTQACQQAIEEAEKEYKKILEKIDESHEAMKASYAEFMADAQATASRVCKTSISELSKSFEKRIDDLRNQFGMPSA; encoded by the exons ATGCAGAGGAGAAGTAATCGACCATCGCCATTGCCAGTGGCATCTCCTGCTCCAGAGGATAACCATTCTCCGCTCAAATCAACCATTTTCAACAAAAGGAAGAGGACTATAGCAGCTAACGCCTCCCATTCGACTCCAGCTTCCGCTTTCTTCAACCTCCAATCCTCACTGCCTAATCACAAAACCCTAACCACCATCTCCGATCTCAAGGAATTTGCGTCTTCTCGACTGGAGGATATAAAGCGTAACCTCGTCGACCGATCTCACTCTGAGATTCTTAAGGATCTTGACGCCTCTCACTCGCGCCTCCATAAGCGCTTCAAG ATCCAGACACAAGCATGCCAACAAGCGATTGAGGAAGCTGAAAAGGAATACAAGAAGATATTGGAAAAGATTGATGAAAGCCATGAAGCAATGAAA GCTTCATATGCAGAATTCATGGCAGATGCACAAGCCACTGCTTCCCGTG TTTGCAAAACTTCCATTTCTGAGCTTTCTAAGTCATTTGAGAAACGAATTGACGATCTCCGCAACCAATTTGGAATGCCATCCGCTTAG